The Thermoanaerobacter uzonensis DSM 18761 genome includes the window CTTTTGCTTTCTTAAAATTTTCTTTAGCTATTTCAGCCAAATTTATATCCCTTTCAATAGTAACTACACTAACTTCTGAATAAGCTTTTGCCATTATTATAGTAGAATAGCCAATAGCGGTACCTATCTCTAATATATTGTTAGGCTTTTTTAGCTTCACAATAAAACTTAAAAAATCAGCGACCTCCGGTTTCGCAATAGGGATATAATTTTCGTAGGCATATTTCTCTATCTCATCTAAAGGATATCCAAATTTATGAGTTATCCCTCTTACAAATTTTATATCATTTGGAGTTATTTCCATAGCTCAACCCTTTCATTTAGTATTATTATTTTCATTTGCTTCAATTTCTTTCTGAGCTTTTAAATGGTCTTCATAAGTTATACTGAAAATATGAGACCCATCTTTCTTTGCAACATAATAGTAAAAGTCATGCTTAGCTGGAAAAAGAGCTGCTTTAATAGATTTAAGTCCAGGATTGCAAATGGGACCTATAGGAAGTCCATAGTGTTGGTAGGTATTGTAAGGGGAATCTACCTCCAAATCTTTGTACAAAAGTTTATCCTTGTGTTCCCCTAATGCATATTGTACAGTGGCATCTATTTGTAGTTTCATATGTTTTTTTAAACGGTTGTATATAACACCTGCAATTAAAGGTCTATCTTTATCTACCACAGCTTCTTTTTCTATCATAGAAGCTATTATCACAATTTGATCAGGTGTCATTCCTACATATTTCGCATTATCCTTTATAGTACTATTATAAACTTGTTGAAACCTGTTAAGCATAATATTTATTATTTCTTTTTCGCCAGCCTCTACAGGTATTTGATAAGTATCGGGAAAAAGGTACCCTTCTAATCTACTCGGTCTATCTTTAGGTATATCTTTAAAAAAATCATAGTTAAAAGTATCTCTTTGTGCAACTTCTAAAAATTTATCTTTATTTACTAATCCTAATTGCGATAACTTATCGGCTATATCTTTA containing:
- the mltG gene encoding endolytic transglycosylase MltG: MNNVEYKRKSRYAVVVVTILFFFFSAFVYYQSLFQPVTTTSDAPQKIVNIPKGYSTVQIAKVLKENNLIKNEWFFIWRAKVLGTDGKLQAGKYLLSPNMSTDQIIRKIFAGKAQEETIKVTIPEGYTVKDIADKLSQLGLVNKDKFLEVAQRDTFNYDFFKDIPKDRPSRLEGYLFPDTYQIPVEAGEKEIINIMLNRFQQVYNSTIKDNAKYVGMTPDQIVIIASMIEKEAVVDKDRPLIAGVIYNRLKKHMKLQIDATVQYALGEHKDKLLYKDLEVDSPYNTYQHYGLPIGPICNPGLKSIKAALFPAKHDFYYYVAKKDGSHIFSITYEDHLKAQKEIEANENNNTK